From Triticum aestivum cultivar Chinese Spring unplaced genomic scaffold, IWGSC CS RefSeq v2.1 scaffold232555, whole genome shotgun sequence:
TGGTTTGCGTCTTGTGTATCGTTCTGCTGTTCCAAGGAGATCCGCTGGAGGGCACAGATTCACATCTGTTTAGCCAACTCCTGCTGCACCTATCGGTTCAGTTTGCATGCCTCCactgcagtggcggagctacaatgAATTTTCTGGGCGGGCCAAGCCAAAGGCCACCTGAAACTTTTACCCTTGTAGACCAATTTTACCCTTATACTTTAGTGTTTTGGGCTCATGCTGGGCGGGCCATGGCACTGTTTTGTTCGTACGTAGCTCCGCCAGTGCTCCACTGTCATCACTCAATTTCGCTTATTTCGCCGTAAGATTTTGTAGAGGAATTGCTCATCTTTCTTTGTAACTTGCAAATACATGCATATTTAGAGCTACAATCTCAGGTCATTTTACCAGATTAATTAATTGTTATAGTTGGGAACATGTAATGTAAACTTCTGTATCCACTAAAATTGACCGGTAACTAATAGAATTCTGCTTTACCCAAGCTTGTACACGAAACAGTGGAAGTGCTTCCTACAATGCAGTCAACATGAAGATTTTAGTTACTATTAGAGGTGACATCCCTATAAATACACAACTGCTACTTGATTTAGGTACTAGGTTTGACTGTGATATTTCAGGATTCTAACACTTGACAATTTATCATGTGTTGTCGAATAAAACACAGTATTAGACAAAAGTATTGTACCTTCAGTGTTTAAAAATTGCAATCACTCTGTTGACAGTCTTAAGTAATATCTAGCTGCATTTAATTAATGCTAATGCTTTATGCAATTTCTAATTAGCTTCACAGGATTTAAATACATATTTGTTAAAATCATTTTGTAGGTACTTTGTTGTAATTGATGATGTGTGGAGCGCGGACGTATGGGAAACTATCAGGCTTGTATTATTGAATAATAATAACCATGGGAGTAGAATTATTACTACAACACGTAATACTGAAGTTGCATCATGTTGTTCTTCAGGTGGTGGTCATGTTTATAAAATGGAACCCCTTACGTTTGATGACTCCAAAAGGTTGTTTTTTAGAAGAACATTTGGTCCTGAGGATTTATGCCATCCTCATCTGGAAAAAGTCTCTAATGACATATTAAGAAAATGTTCTGGCCTACCATTGGCTATTATTACTGTGTCTAGTTTGTTGGCTGATCAGCATGCAGAAGATGAATGGAAGAGGGTGTTAGCTGCTATTGGTTCTGCACTTGCAAAGGATTCTGGTGCTGATAAGATGACAAAGATATTATCTTTCAGCTACTTTGATCTTCCTCACCATCTGAGAGCCTGTTTGTTGTACTTGAGTATATTTCCAGAAGATTCTACTATCTGGAAACAACATTTGATACATATGTGGGTCGCTGAAGGATTCATTCATGAAAAACAAGGGCGAAGTCGATATGAAATAGGTGAGAGTTATTTTAACGAGCTCATTAATAGAAGCTTGATCCAACCGGTTGGTGCAACATTGGGCCAGGTAGAGTCATGCCAAGTCCATGATATAGTTCTGGATTTTATCACATGCATAGCTGCTGAAGTGAATTTTGTCACTAAATTCAGTGATGTAGAGCATGGACACAATTCATATGACAGAGTCCGCAGGCTCATTATAGGGAATACCAGTAATGAAAAGGTTGCCATATCAACAAGCCCGATCCTCTCTCATGTTCGGTCGCTCATTATATATGCGCATGACCCTCAAGTTTCTTTATTGGCTTTCCCAGTTCTTCGTGTCTTGGACCTAGGAAAGTGCTGGTGGTTAGAAGAGCACCATGTTGCAAATATTGAAAAGCTACTTCTTCTGAAGTATCTGAGTCTTGCAAATGTTACGCTCCTCCCCCAAAAAATTGGAGAACTGCAGTATTTGGAAACACTGGACATAACAAATACCAGAATTCTAGAAATGCCATTGGCTGTTACAAGCCTCCAATGGCTGGCCAGTCTAAATGTTCATTACCACATTAGATTTACGGATGGAATGATTGGTAAGATGCAAAGCTTGGAAGAGCTAGAGACGTTCGGTGTCCACTCCTATGAACAAGGGAAGCCACTAGAAGAATTCAGCCAGCTAACCAAGATGTGGAGGTTGAAAGTACAGCTGGGGATGTTTGAATTGTGGGAAGGACCAGGTCAAATTGAGGACCTTCACGGTTACTTGGGAACATTAGTATCTTCATGCAACCTTCGTCATCTAAATATATCCAAGCTAAGCTCGAACTTCCTAGCTGTCAAAACTTACTTTCCACTGTCACTGGACTCATGGTGTCCGACTACTCCCTGCAGCCTTCAGGAGCTTCACATAACATACTGTTTCATTGACAAGGTTCCAAACTGGATGAGCTTGCTCTGCAATCTTAGAGAATTAGAAATCTATGTCGCCAGTGTGAGGCCAGAAGATGTTAGGATCCTTGGGTCAATACCAACTTTGCTTATCCTCAAACTAAAGACTTTCAATGGCACCGATGGAAGAATTCTCATTCATGGGTTCagcaatttgaaatatttccatTTGGAACTCCTTTATTGTGGGACCTCACTGGAGTTTGAAGAGGGATCAATGCCAAGGCTTGAGCACCTGGAGCTGGAGTTCCGTGTGCATCAGATGGATTGCCTGAATGGTTCTCCCAATTTCGGTATCCAACACCTCTCTGCCCTCCGCAAAGTTGAGGTCTGTATTTTGTGCAACTTTGGCAATAGAGACAATCCGTTGGCAGGTTTAGAATGCTGCTTTGGCAAATTCATTGGAATGATTATTGAAGCTGACATCGAGGCGCTTCCCAATTGTTCCAGTTTCCTTTTACAATATGGAAATGTACCATTCGGAAACGTGGCCTGCGAACATTACACAAAAATTGTAAGTTCTCTACCAGAATCGGTAGCATTTGGTCATTTCAGTTCGTCCTCTTAGTTTGCTACTAGTACTTTATTTCTTTCTTCCATGCCGCAAAATTTTGGCCAGACGTTTAATTAGTTAAATAAATCTGTACTTGTCACCGTGTTTCGGCTTTGCTTTCGTTTTTCTTCTGCTGTATGAGTATTTCATCCTGGTGTTTCAAAACAGGTGGAGACAGACTGTGAGAAGGAAGATGAAGCAGGACGAGGCAAAGTTGGAAGTGCAGGAGCACCCCACTGGCATGTGGGAGAAAATTACTTTCGAATGTCATTTGGTTAAACAAATAATGTACGTTCTCGATCCCTGGTAGCATCATGCAGAGCTGCACCAGTGTGCTGCTTCGCTAGATGGGGGTCATCGAAGAGGACAAGGAGAATGCGATCTCAGGGGCCTTCTTGAGGGTTATTGGAGAGAGTTTGATCACCTTCTTTCCGAGCCCCAAGTGGCGAGTTTGGTGGCTCCGCCTGGTTGGTCAGTTCGTTGACAACCAACTGGCAGAGACTGTGTCGCCACCGTGGCCACCAGCGTAGGCAAGCTCAATAAATCTTGTGAAGGCCTGGTGAGTTATATGCTGCTCTACTTTGGTTGCTGGATGATCAAGTAGCTAATTAAGCCTTAGTATTTTCCAATCAAGATTTGCTTTGTTTGTAATGATTAAAGCGTGATATACCGTGTTGAATATAGACTTTGTGCCTGTAGACTCCTACGGTGTGAAAGTGGTTCTTGCTGCAGCAGTTGCAAATGCTCTGTGTTGGTGCAGGTTTTTGCTGTAGCCGCCTCAGCTCTGGTATGCAGGTTTGTGCTGGTTGCAAGACAATCTGATTAACTTGCAAGTACTAATAAGAACCAGGAGGCGGGAGCGGATGTTACCCTCTCCAGCCCATTCTCGGTTGCAAAGGTTTGTCGAATGAGCAATCTGGATAACGGAGGTGTTTCCTCTTACCGTGGACAATCTCTGAAATTGCCATAATGAACGTGTTTTTAACGGAACGAACTTCCATACCTTTTGTAGGTTATGACAAGGGCTACATAATGGATCCGTATGTGGCGCTATCTTCAACTCGCAAAGGATCATTCACCTAAGACCTTTAGGTGCAATCATTGGGAGATTGTAGCACCA
This genomic window contains:
- the LOC123172093 gene encoding disease resistance protein RGA5-like codes for the protein MEAALVTVSTGVMKPLLSKLFKLPLDEHRKLQGVRRDAKFIGDELRSMKAALEVLADEEQLEPAMRIWRDDVRELSYDMEDCIDVFVAHVDHEPDGRTMLKKFVDMLKKPKHRHQAASEIGKLKARVAEASERHKRYNIIRPTPCISSCAIDPRLPALYAEVDELVGIDGPKDDIIDWFQWEATSTQPQVLSIVGSGGLGKTTLAKQVYHALESQFSCAAFVSVSRNPDMRKILRDIAQGVGFTDSPPDDDVQQLISKLRQHLKNERYFVVIDDVWSADVWETIRLVLLNNNNHGSRIITTTRNTEVASCCSSGGGHVYKMEPLTFDDSKRLFFRRTFGPEDLCHPHLEKVSNDILRKCSGLPLAIITVSSLLADQHAEDEWKRVLAAIGSALAKDSGADKMTKILSFSYFDLPHHLRACLLYLSIFPEDSTIWKQHLIHMWVAEGFIHEKQGRSRYEIGESYFNELINRSLIQPVGATLGQVESCQVHDIVLDFITCIAAEVNFVTKFSDVEHGHNSYDRVRRLIIGNTSNEKVAISTSPILSHVRSLIIYAHDPQVSLLAFPVLRVLDLGKCWWLEEHHVANIEKLLLLKYLSLANVTLLPQKIGELQYLETLDITNTRILEMPLAVTSLQWLASLNVHYHIRFTDGMIGKMQSLEELETFGVHSYEQGKPLEEFSQLTKMWRLKVQLGMFELWEGPGQIEDLHGYLGTLVSSCNLRHLNISKLSSNFLAVKTYFPLSLDSWCPTTPCSLQELHITYCFIDKVPNWMSLLCNLRELEIYVASVRPEDVRILGSIPTLLILKLKTFNGTDGRILIHGFSNLKYFHLELLYCGTSLEFEEGSMPRLEHLELEFRVHQMDCLNGSPNFGIQHLSALRKVEVCILCNFGNRDNPLAGLECCFGKFIGMIIEADIEALPNCSSFLLQYGNVPFGNVACEHYTKIVETDCEKEDEAGRGKVGSAGAPHWHVGENYFRMSFG